GAACCCGCTGATTGTATACAAAAAGGAAGGGTTTGAATTATTCCAGGAAATGATTTCCAGGATCAAGGAAGAAACCGTGGGGATCCTGTTTAGAATCCAGATATCCGAACCTGAAAGAATAGCTGATTTGAGGCAGCCAAAAGAGCAGAAACTTATATTTTCCGGTGGCGACGGCCCTGAAAAAAAGACTCCGATCCGGCGTAACGAAAAAAAAGTCGGCAGAAACGAACCATGTCCCTGCGGAAGCGGAAAAAAATACAAGAAGTGTTGTGGTCGCTAGCGGCACATTTTTTGATAGTTGCATATACTTAACCACTTTAACCCGGACAGGCCCTGAAAACGGGATAGGCCGGCAAGCAAATTCGACAATGTGCCAAAAATCAAGTTAACTCGACTTGACCTCTTTACAAGATCGGTTATTAATTGTTATAATTATGTGATAAATCGCAAAACAAACACCGGGGTTGATCATATCTTCGACCCTCGCCATTCTTGCGAAAGCAGGAATCCAGTTAATTCAGTCTGTTATGCACTCCAGCTCCCTGTTCAGGTCGAGGACTAGCTTCGCGGGAGTGACGCGATTTGCGACTTTTTACGAGATTATCAAATCTAGCGGGAAGGATCTGATGAGCGAATACAGCCCTGAAATTGAGGAGGAAGTGGATTCTCAAACCAGGGACGAGGTCCACGAACCCCCGATGTATAAGGTATTGCTTTACAATGATAACTATACCACAATGGATTTTGTTGTTGAAATCCTGATCATTGTTTTCAACAAATCGCCCGAGGAAGCCGTGGAAATCATGCTGAACGTTCACCGTAAAGGAATCGGTGTTTGTGGTGTTTACAGTTATGAGATATCGGAAACCAAAGTGGAAACCGTGCACACTTTAGCCCGAGAATATGGTTTTCCTCTGAAATGTACCATGGAGAAAGAATAAGCCATGATCAGCAAACAACTTAGTGAAACCCTTGGCCTTGCGGTCAGAGAAGCCAAAAAAAGGCGCCATGAATATGTCTGTATTGAACATTTGCTATTTGCCATCCTGTTCGACAGCGACGGTGTTGAAATTATCGAGAGCTGCGGAGGCAGCACCGAGAGCCTTAAAAATTCCCTGGAGACATTTTTCAATGAACGGATGGAGAGTGTCCCCGAGGCGAATGAATATGTCCTTCAACAGACCGTCGGCTTTCAACGCGTCATTCAAAGGGCCGTAAATCATGTTCGTTCGGCTGAAAAGCAGGAGGTTTCGGTTAACGACATCCTGGCATCGATTTTTTTGGAAAAGGATTCCCATGCCGAATATTTTTTAACTGCCGAAGGCATCACCCGTCTTGATGTGTTAAAGTACATTTCCCATAACGTTTCCAAGGTACCTTTCAGAGAAGATTCGGATGAGTCTATCGGTACCGACAAGGACGTCAAGAAAAAGAAAGCCGACCCTCTCGAGCTTTTTACCATCGATCTTGTCGAACAGGCTGCCCAAGGAAAACTGGATCCTCTGATCGGCCGTGAACTTGAAATCGAGCGGACGATTCAGGTGCTGTGCCGGCGCCGCAAAAACAATCCGGTCTTTGTCGGCGATCCCGGTGTGGGCAAAACCGCCATGGCCGAAGGCCTGGCACAAAAAATAAACGCGGGGGCCATTCCTGACTTGCTGAAAGATGTTCGCATCTACTCCCTTGACCTTGGGGGAATGTTGGCCGGCACGAAGTTTCGTGGCGACTTTGAGCAGCGCCTGAAAGGGGTGCTGGCTGCCTTGAAAAAGAGAAAACATGCCATTTTATTTATTGACGAGATTCACACAATCGTCGGGGCCGGAGCAACCAGCAGGGGGTCCATGGATGCCTCCAACATCCTGAAGCCCGCCCTGCATACCGGTGAGCTGCGCTGTATTGGTTCAACCACTTTTGAGGAATACAAGAATTTCTTTGAAAAAGATCGAGCATTGTCGCGGCGTTTTGAAAAGATTGAAATTACCGAACCTCCGATTTCCGAGACCATTCAAATCTTAAAAGGACTCAAATCCCGTTACGAGGAACATCACGGCATTGTGTATACCGAGCAGGCTCTAAAAGCCGCGGCTGAACTGTCCGCCAAATACCTTAACGACCGTTATTTGCCGGATAAGGCTATCGATGTGATCGACGAAGCCGGGGCCTACATTCGGCTTTCGGGCGGTTCCCATCGAAAGAAAATCAATCCCAAAGATATTGAAATCATTGTGGCCAAAATGGCCAGAATACCGGCCATCAGCGTATCAACACCCGACAAAACAAAACTGGAAACGCTTGAAGATCAGCTCAAGGAAGTGGTTTTCGGACAGGATGAAGCCATCAAATCCTTGGTTACTTCCATCCAACGCGCCCGCGCCGGCCTGGGAACCCCCGGCAAACCCGTAGGATCATTCTTGTTCACCGGCCCCACCGGGGTCGGCAAAACCGAAGTGTCCCGGCAGGTGGCCAGAATTCTCGGTGTCCAATTTTTGCGATTCGATATGAGTGAATACATGGAAAAACACGCCGTGGCCCGTCTGATCGGTGCACCGCCGGGGTATATCGGCTTCGATCAAGGCGGCCTTTTGACCGACGGTATCCGCAAGCATCCATATAGCGTGCTGCTGATGGATGAAATCGAGAAGGCGCATCCGGATATGTTTAACATTCTGTTGCAGGTTCTGGATCATGCCACCCTGACGGACAACAACGGCAAGAAGGCCGATTTTAGAAATGTCATGATTATGATGACTTCCAATGTCGGATCCCGGGAAATGAGCACCCAGACCATCGGCTTTGGTGATGCAAAATATGATACGGAAAGCAAAGGGAAAACCGCGGTTGAAAAGTTTTTCACGCCCGAGTTCAGA
Above is a window of Candidatus Desulfatibia profunda DNA encoding:
- the clpS gene encoding ATP-dependent Clp protease adapter ClpS encodes the protein MSEYSPEIEEEVDSQTRDEVHEPPMYKVLLYNDNYTTMDFVVEILIIVFNKSPEEAVEIMLNVHRKGIGVCGVYSYEISETKVETVHTLAREYGFPLKCTMEKE
- the clpA gene encoding ATP-dependent Clp protease ATP-binding subunit ClpA; the encoded protein is MISKQLSETLGLAVREAKKRRHEYVCIEHLLFAILFDSDGVEIIESCGGSTESLKNSLETFFNERMESVPEANEYVLQQTVGFQRVIQRAVNHVRSAEKQEVSVNDILASIFLEKDSHAEYFLTAEGITRLDVLKYISHNVSKVPFREDSDESIGTDKDVKKKKADPLELFTIDLVEQAAQGKLDPLIGRELEIERTIQVLCRRRKNNPVFVGDPGVGKTAMAEGLAQKINAGAIPDLLKDVRIYSLDLGGMLAGTKFRGDFEQRLKGVLAALKKRKHAILFIDEIHTIVGAGATSRGSMDASNILKPALHTGELRCIGSTTFEEYKNFFEKDRALSRRFEKIEITEPPISETIQILKGLKSRYEEHHGIVYTEQALKAAAELSAKYLNDRYLPDKAIDVIDEAGAYIRLSGGSHRKKINPKDIEIIVAKMARIPAISVSTPDKTKLETLEDQLKEVVFGQDEAIKSLVTSIQRARAGLGTPGKPVGSFLFTGPTGVGKTEVSRQVARILGVQFLRFDMSEYMEKHAVARLIGAPPGYIGFDQGGLLTDGIRKHPYSVLLMDEIEKAHPDMFNILLQVLDHATLTDNNGKKADFRNVMIMMTSNVGSREMSTQTIGFGDAKYDTESKGKTAVEKFFTPEFRNRLDAIIHFNALDPETMKMVVDKFMKELKEQLSAKKVFLSYSDKARTWLAQKGHDPRFGARPLDRLIQKEIKDTLSNEILFGRLEKGGDVFIDLEDDKLTFDFA
- a CDS encoding SEC-C domain-containing protein; translation: NPLIVYKKEGFELFQEMISRIKEETVGILFRIQISEPERIADLRQPKEQKLIFSGGDGPEKKTPIRRNEKKVGRNEPCPCGSGKKYKKCCGR